Part of the Nicotiana sylvestris chromosome 2, ASM39365v2, whole genome shotgun sequence genome, ttagtcatgagttgaagtcattgtaataggtgtattgtaAATTggtttgtaataggtgtattgcaagttagtgagggattaagagtttaattcctagattgcataggttgtaatctaaaagttgctcatagtgaagttgaaatcctaccagtgtaggtcgTAATTTCTTATCCCTTGAGCAGGGATTTTTCTACATAAAACTCCATGTCTTATTTACTTACTATTTCATTAGCAttctcagtggaaactcataAGAGGACCTGGTCTCTCTATAGTTtagtggactcatataaactatcaattggtatcagagcgggttttTCATATCAGTCTAagacctaggaaggatccttatggctgctccaccaaattttgaaaaaGTTCAATATACATATAGACCACCCAGGTTCAAGGGgaaatactatgggtggtggaagacGAGAATGCATGATTTCATCATGGCAGAAGACTCTGAGTTATGGGATGTCATATGTGATGGTCTTTATATCCCAACAAAGAGTGTCGGAGATCTTCCATTGACGATGCCAAAGACCAGAAAAGAATACACCGATGCAGATAGGAAAGCTGTGGAGAAAATTTTTTGTGCCAAGAAAATTTTGGTGTGTGGCATGGGACCTGATGAATACAACAGAATCTCGACTTGTCAAACTGCCAAGaagatatgggaagctttgcaaatAGCACATGAGGTAACCACTCAAGTAAAGCAATCAAAGATTGATATGCTTACCACTGAGTATAAGCTCTTTAGGATGAAAGATGATGAATCTATTTAAGacatgcacacaagattcacttccatcataaatgagttacactcaccTGGTGAAGTCATTCCCAATAACAAGCTTATGAGGAAAATTCTTAGCATCCTGCCTAGTTCATGGGAAAGTAAAGAGTATGTTATTACGGAAGCAAAGGACCTGCATGATCTGACCATAGATGAGCtagttggaaatttgaaaacCAAATAAAGAGGAAGATAgagagtgaaagaagagaaccaaagaaggaaaagaacctggtactcaaagctgaaagCAATAACTCAAGTGAGGAGgacagtgacatggcttacttaaccaaaaggttTCAGAAGATGGTAATAAGAAATGGAGGAATACTGAAATAGGGCAACTCCAGTAGACCAAACAACTATGATCTCTTCCATAAGTAAGGAAAATTGGGGAACTTCATCAAAGAATGCCATCTTATGAAGCAAGAACATTCCAAATACAACCCTGATAAAGGAGAAaagaggaacccggttcctgaCAAACACTTCAAAAGGAAGAAATCTGCTGACAGCAAGCTTTTGCAGCATGGGTagatgtcgcgccccctttttctcgcaaaatcgggtttatgacatttgggaggacaacttgtttccttttgggaattggaagAGTCGACActtaatgatttaagtgcattaggacactaagaaaggtttgatttgaacaaccagattgggtaagggcttgaaattatcccaaggggaaggtgttaggcacccctcagaatccactagtgtggttcccgaccaaacAATTATTTTGACTTTAGGTACAAATAACACGTAGGCAAATAAGAACTTCAAACAAGAGggaattttcacgtaatggttacaaataagcAAAGTAAAAaaagttgattttcttaaaagaaatggtttaaaaatat contains:
- the LOC104250038 gene encoding uncharacterized protein; the encoded protein is MAAPPNFEKVQYTYRPPRFKGKYYGWWKTRMHDFIMAEDSELWDVICDGLYIPTKSVGDLPLTMPKTRKEYTDADRKAVEKIFCAKKILVCGMGPDEYNRISTCQTAKKIWEALQIAHEVTTQVKQSKIDMLTTEYKLFRMKDDESI